Proteins from one bacterium genomic window:
- a CDS encoding Rrf2 family transcriptional regulator: MILSRQADYGIRVMIDVARFGGSEPVTTRDIAERQQIPTAFLHKTVTQLSKAQLLSARRGAGGGLTLQRSADLISVLHIVEAIEGPLSLMDCTMNGNPCERSDHCAVHDLLEETTHELSARLNATSLAELLTKQIAADAKAKRRRKSIVQINAR; encoded by the coding sequence ATGATACTATCCCGACAGGCGGATTACGGGATCCGGGTAATGATTGATGTTGCGCGGTTCGGTGGGAGCGAGCCGGTAACTACGCGCGATATTGCAGAACGGCAACAGATTCCCACCGCATTTTTACACAAAACAGTTACGCAACTATCCAAAGCGCAATTGTTGAGCGCGCGCCGTGGTGCTGGTGGTGGGCTGACACTGCAGCGTTCAGCAGATTTGATTTCGGTTTTGCACATAGTCGAGGCGATCGAGGGGCCGCTATCCCTTATGGATTGCACAATGAATGGAAATCCCTGCGAGCGTTCTGATCACTGTGCTGTCCACGATTTACTCGAAGAGACGACTCACGAGTTATCGGCACGACTCAATGCTACCAGTTTAGCAGAATTGCTCACGAAACAAATTGCTGCTGATGCGAAAGCAAAACGCCGTCGCAAATCAATAGTCCAAATCAATGCAAGATAA